One part of the Rutidosis leptorrhynchoides isolate AG116_Rl617_1_P2 chromosome 1, CSIRO_AGI_Rlap_v1, whole genome shotgun sequence genome encodes these proteins:
- the LOC139883440 gene encoding uncharacterized protein isoform X2: MLQEANYGSNWTQSTWSRFRARLCCERSISPFTSMLIYHVVYRILGCHICSYFWSSGIAGYTAASFYHQLEGTNWAKYRGKEEQDASLVEEKRMLE, from the exons ATGCTACAAG AGGCCAACTATGGAAGTAACTGGACACAAAGCACATGGTCCCGTTTCCGAGCCAGGTTGTGTTGTGAGCGCTCGA TTAGTCCATTTACTTCTATGCTTATTTATCATGTGGTGTATCGAATACTTGGTTGTCATATATGCTCTTACTTCTGGAGTTCTGGGATTGCTGGCTACACTGCAGCCTCCTTTTATCACCAGCTAGAAGGAACTAATTGG GCTAAGTATCGTGGGAAAGAAGAACAAGATGCATCATTAGTCGAAGAGAAAAGGATGCTTGAATAA
- the LOC139883440 gene encoding uncharacterized protein isoform X1 produces the protein MLQGMALVLLLRSLIVSKSNTYEANYGSNWTQSTWSRFRARLCCERSISPFTSMLIYHVVYRILGCHICSYFWSSGIAGYTAASFYHQLEGTNWAKYRGKEEQDASLVEEKRMLE, from the exons ATGCTACAAGGTATGGCTCTGGTCCTGCTTCTCAGATCTCTAATTGTTTCAAAAAGCAATACTTATG AGGCCAACTATGGAAGTAACTGGACACAAAGCACATGGTCCCGTTTCCGAGCCAGGTTGTGTTGTGAGCGCTCGA TTAGTCCATTTACTTCTATGCTTATTTATCATGTGGTGTATCGAATACTTGGTTGTCATATATGCTCTTACTTCTGGAGTTCTGGGATTGCTGGCTACACTGCAGCCTCCTTTTATCACCAGCTAGAAGGAACTAATTGG GCTAAGTATCGTGGGAAAGAAGAACAAGATGCATCATTAGTCGAAGAGAAAAGGATGCTTGAATAA